A genomic window from Panthera tigris isolate Pti1 chromosome B4, P.tigris_Pti1_mat1.1, whole genome shotgun sequence includes:
- the NUP50 gene encoding nuclear pore complex protein Nup50, whose protein sequence is MAKRIAEKELTDRNWDQEDEAEEVGTFSVASEEVLKNRAIKKAKRRNVGFESDSGGAFKGFKGLVVPSGGGGFSGFGNGAGGKPLEGLSNGSSVTSAPPFSGASAASETKAAFGSVATNGPTSLVDKKILNPKTNGDSQQPSSSGLPSSTACPRNAYHKQLAALNCSVRDWIVKHVNTNPLCDLTPIFKDYEKYLAGIEQQLGSGGSCRDSESDSDKTPGATASPSLFGSTKSQQESTFLFHGGKTEDTSEKKTEADPEKKADPSAGAAGASFHFSKKVESSALGSLNSGPLTGFSFSSGNSSLFGKDISQNKPVSSPFTTKTLEVQADGGSNERKGGDEEENDEPPKVVVTEVKEEDAFYSKKCKLFYKKDNEFKEKGVGTLHLKPTTNQKTQLLVRADTNLGNILLNVLIPPNMPCTRTGKNNVLIVCVPNPPIDEKNATVPVTMLIRVKTGEDADELHKILLEKKDA, encoded by the exons ATGGCCAAAAGAATTGCTGAGAAGGAATTGACCGACAGGAACTGGGATCAAGAAGACGAAGCAGAGGAG GTGGGAACATTCTCTGTGGCCAGTGAGGAAGTCTTGAAGAATAGAGCCATAAAGAAAGCAAAGCGTAGAAACGTTGGATTTGAA tcTGATAGTGGAGGGGCCTTTAAAGGTTTTAAAGGTTTGGTCGTACCATCTGGAGGAGGAGGGTTTTCCGGATTCGGTAACGGTGCCGGAGGGAAGCCCTTGGAAGGTCTGTCTAATGGAAGCAGCGTGACTAGTGCCCCTCCCTTCTCCGGTGCCAGCGCAGCGAGCGAGACCAAGGCAGCCTTCG GATCTGTTGCCACAAATGGTCCTACCTCCTTGGTcgataaaaagattttaaatcccAAAACTAACGGTGACAGCCAGCAGCCCTCCTCCTCCGGCCTCCCCTCTAGCACGGCCTGCCCCAGGAACGCCTATCACAAGCAGCTGGCTGCCTTAAACTGCTCGGTGCGGGACTGGATCGTGAAGCACGTGAACACAAACCCGCTCTGCGACCTGACGCCCATCTTCAAAGACTACGAGAAATACCTGGCAGGGATCGAGCAGCAGCTCGGGAGCGGCGGCAGCTGCAGGGATTCCGAAAGCGACTCCGACAAGACGCCCGGCGCCAccgcgtctccctccctctttgggTCAACGAAGTCACAGCAAGAGtcaacatttttgtttcatgGCGGCAAAACCGAGGACACGTCTGAAAAGAAGACGGAGGCGGATCCTGAAAAGAAAGCGGACCCGTCGGCGGGAGCAGCAGGTGCCTCGTTTCACTTTAGCAAGAAGGTCGAGAGTTCTGCCTTGGGCTCCTTAAACTCTGGCCCCCTGACTGGGTTTTCATTCTCTTCTGGAAACTCCAGTTTATTTGGCAAAGATATTAGCCAGAATAAACCGGTCTCTTCACCGTTCACCACAAAGACGCTGGAGGTACAAGCCGACGGCGGCAGCAACGAACGCAAAG GCGGAGATGAAGAAGAGAATGATGAGCCACCCAAAGTAGTAGTTACTGAAGTGAAAGAAGAAGATGCGTTTTACTCCAAAAA GTGTAAGCTATTTTACAAGAAAGACAATGAATTTAAAGAGAAAGGTGTGGGGACTTTGCATTTAAAACCTACAACAAATCAGAAGACACAACTTTTAGTGCGGGCAGACACCAATTTAG GCAACATACTGCTGAATGTCCTGATCCCGCCCAATATGCCGTGCACCCGAACAGGGAAAAACAACGTACTTATTGTGTGTGTCCCAAACCCACCCATCGATGAGAAGAACGCCACCGTCCCGGTCACCATGTTAATCCGGGTAAAAACAGGTGAGGACGCAGATGAGCTGCACAAAATTTTACTGGAGAAAAAGGACGCCTGA
- the KIAA0930 gene encoding uncharacterized protein KIAA0930 homolog isoform X2: MLRAIAEERGRLSLRREVCGLGCFKDDRIVFWTWMFSTYFMEKWAPRQDDMLFYVRRKLAYAGSEGGVDGRKLAETEPEVDVEVYRRDSKKLPGLGDPDIDWEESVCLNLILQKLDYMVTCAVCTRADGGDIHIHKKKSQQVFASPSKHPMDSKGEESKISYPNIFFMIDSFEEVFSDMTVGEGEMVCVELVASDKTNMFQGVIFQGSIRYEALKKVYDNRVSVAARMAQKMSFGFYKYSNMEFVRMKGPQGKGHAEMAVSRVSAGDTSPCGTEEDSSPASPMHERVTSFSTPPTPERNNRPAFFSPSLKRKVPRNRIAEMKKSHSANDSEEFFREDNGGADLHNATNLRSRSLSGTGRSLVGSWLKLNRADGNFLLYAHLTYVTLPLHRILTDSLIPSCPGLYES; the protein is encoded by the exons GGTGCTTCAAGGATGACCGCATCGTCTTCTGGACGTGGATGTTCTCTACCTACTTCATGGAGAAGTGGGCGCCACGGCAGGACGACATGCTTTTCTACGTGCGCCGGAAGCTGGCATACGCGGGCAGCGAGGGCGGCGTGGACGGAAGGAAG CTGGCAGAGACTGAGCCCGAGGTGGACGTGGAGGTGTACCGGCGTGACTCCAAGAAGCTGCCGGGCCTCGGGGACCCTGACATTGACTGGGAGGAGAGCGTCTGCCTGAATCTCATCCTGCAGAAG CTGGACTACATGGTGACATGTGCCGTGTGCACGCGCGCCGATGGGGGGGACATCCACATCCATAAGAAGAAGTCCCAG CAAGTGTTCGCGTCCCCCAGTAAACACCCCATGGACAGCAAGGGCGAAGAATCCAAGATCAGCTACCCCAACATCTTCTTCATGATCGACAGCTTCGAGGAG GTGTTCAGCGACATgacagtgggggaaggagagatggTCTGTGTGGAGCTGGTGGCCAGTGACAAAACCAACATGTTCCAGGGTGTCATCTTTCAGGGCTCCATCCGCTACGAGGCACTCAAGAAGGTGTATGACAACCGA GTGAGTGTGGCTGCCCGCATGGCACAGAAGATGTCATTCGGCTTTTACAAGTACAGCAACATGGAGTTTGTGCGCATGAAGGGGCCCCAGGGCAAGGGCCACGCTGAGATGGCAGTCAGCCGTGTGTCTGCCGGTGACACATCCCCCTGCGGGACGGAAGAGGACTCCAGCCCGGCCTCACCCATGCATGAGCGG GTGACCTCCTTCagcacgccccccaccccggagcGGAACAACCGGCCCGCCTTCTTCTCCCCGTCCCTCAAGAGGAAGGTGCCCCGGAACCGGATCGCTGAGATGAAGAAGTCTCACTCGGCCAACGACAGTGAGGAGTTCTTCCGGGAGGACAACGGAGGGG CGGATCTGCACAATGCCACCAACCTGCGGTCTCGGTCCCTGTCTGGCACGGGGCGGTCCCTGGTTGGGTCCTGGCTGAAGCTGAACAGAGCGGATGGAAATTTCCTTCTCTATGCACACTTGACCTACGTCACTTTGCCGCTGCATCGGATTTTAACAG ATTCGTTGATTCCCTCTTGCCCTGGCCTCTACGAAAGCTGA
- the KIAA0930 gene encoding uncharacterized protein KIAA0930 homolog isoform X3 — protein sequence MLRAIAEERGRLSLRREVCGLGCFKDDRIVFWTWMFSTYFMEKWAPRQDDMLFYVRRKLAYAGSEGGVDGRKLAETEPEVDVEVYRRDSKKLPGLGDPDIDWEESVCLNLILQKLDYMVTCAVCTRADGGDIHIHKKKSQQVFASPSKHPMDSKGEESKISYPNIFFMIDSFEEVFSDMTVGEGEMVCVELVASDKTNMFQGVIFQGSIRYEALKKVYDNRVSVAARMAQKMSFGFYKYSNMEFVRMKGPQGKGHAEMAVSRVSAGDTSPCGTEEDSSPASPMHERVTSFSTPPTPERNNRPAFFSPSLKRKVPRNRIAEMKKSHSANDSEEFFREDNGGADLHNATNLRSRSLSGTGRSLVGSWLKLNRADGNFLLYAHLTYVTLPLHRILTAKTARRHHWTR from the exons GGTGCTTCAAGGATGACCGCATCGTCTTCTGGACGTGGATGTTCTCTACCTACTTCATGGAGAAGTGGGCGCCACGGCAGGACGACATGCTTTTCTACGTGCGCCGGAAGCTGGCATACGCGGGCAGCGAGGGCGGCGTGGACGGAAGGAAG CTGGCAGAGACTGAGCCCGAGGTGGACGTGGAGGTGTACCGGCGTGACTCCAAGAAGCTGCCGGGCCTCGGGGACCCTGACATTGACTGGGAGGAGAGCGTCTGCCTGAATCTCATCCTGCAGAAG CTGGACTACATGGTGACATGTGCCGTGTGCACGCGCGCCGATGGGGGGGACATCCACATCCATAAGAAGAAGTCCCAG CAAGTGTTCGCGTCCCCCAGTAAACACCCCATGGACAGCAAGGGCGAAGAATCCAAGATCAGCTACCCCAACATCTTCTTCATGATCGACAGCTTCGAGGAG GTGTTCAGCGACATgacagtgggggaaggagagatggTCTGTGTGGAGCTGGTGGCCAGTGACAAAACCAACATGTTCCAGGGTGTCATCTTTCAGGGCTCCATCCGCTACGAGGCACTCAAGAAGGTGTATGACAACCGA GTGAGTGTGGCTGCCCGCATGGCACAGAAGATGTCATTCGGCTTTTACAAGTACAGCAACATGGAGTTTGTGCGCATGAAGGGGCCCCAGGGCAAGGGCCACGCTGAGATGGCAGTCAGCCGTGTGTCTGCCGGTGACACATCCCCCTGCGGGACGGAAGAGGACTCCAGCCCGGCCTCACCCATGCATGAGCGG GTGACCTCCTTCagcacgccccccaccccggagcGGAACAACCGGCCCGCCTTCTTCTCCCCGTCCCTCAAGAGGAAGGTGCCCCGGAACCGGATCGCTGAGATGAAGAAGTCTCACTCGGCCAACGACAGTGAGGAGTTCTTCCGGGAGGACAACGGAGGGG CGGATCTGCACAATGCCACCAACCTGCGGTCTCGGTCCCTGTCTGGCACGGGGCGGTCCCTGGTTGGGTCCTGGCTGAAGCTGAACAGAGCGGATGGAAATTTCCTTCTCTATGCACACTTGACCTACGTCACTTTGCCGCTGCATCGGATTTTAACAG CAAAAACAGCACGGCGGCATCATTGGACACGTTAG
- the KIAA0930 gene encoding uncharacterized protein KIAA0930 homolog isoform X1, with product MLRAIAEERGRLSLRREVCGLGCFKDDRIVFWTWMFSTYFMEKWAPRQDDMLFYVRRKLAYAGSEGGVDGRKLAETEPEVDVEVYRRDSKKLPGLGDPDIDWEESVCLNLILQKLDYMVTCAVCTRADGGDIHIHKKKSQQVFASPSKHPMDSKGEESKISYPNIFFMIDSFEEVFSDMTVGEGEMVCVELVASDKTNMFQGVIFQGSIRYEALKKVYDNRVSVAARMAQKMSFGFYKYSNMEFVRMKGPQGKGHAEMAVSRVSAGDTSPCGTEEDSSPASPMHERVTSFSTPPTPERNNRPAFFSPSLKRKVPRNRIAEMKKSHSANDSEEFFREDNGGADLHNATNLRSRSLSGTGRSLVGSWLKLNRADGNFLLYAHLTYVTLPLHRILTDILEVRQKPILMT from the exons GGTGCTTCAAGGATGACCGCATCGTCTTCTGGACGTGGATGTTCTCTACCTACTTCATGGAGAAGTGGGCGCCACGGCAGGACGACATGCTTTTCTACGTGCGCCGGAAGCTGGCATACGCGGGCAGCGAGGGCGGCGTGGACGGAAGGAAG CTGGCAGAGACTGAGCCCGAGGTGGACGTGGAGGTGTACCGGCGTGACTCCAAGAAGCTGCCGGGCCTCGGGGACCCTGACATTGACTGGGAGGAGAGCGTCTGCCTGAATCTCATCCTGCAGAAG CTGGACTACATGGTGACATGTGCCGTGTGCACGCGCGCCGATGGGGGGGACATCCACATCCATAAGAAGAAGTCCCAG CAAGTGTTCGCGTCCCCCAGTAAACACCCCATGGACAGCAAGGGCGAAGAATCCAAGATCAGCTACCCCAACATCTTCTTCATGATCGACAGCTTCGAGGAG GTGTTCAGCGACATgacagtgggggaaggagagatggTCTGTGTGGAGCTGGTGGCCAGTGACAAAACCAACATGTTCCAGGGTGTCATCTTTCAGGGCTCCATCCGCTACGAGGCACTCAAGAAGGTGTATGACAACCGA GTGAGTGTGGCTGCCCGCATGGCACAGAAGATGTCATTCGGCTTTTACAAGTACAGCAACATGGAGTTTGTGCGCATGAAGGGGCCCCAGGGCAAGGGCCACGCTGAGATGGCAGTCAGCCGTGTGTCTGCCGGTGACACATCCCCCTGCGGGACGGAAGAGGACTCCAGCCCGGCCTCACCCATGCATGAGCGG GTGACCTCCTTCagcacgccccccaccccggagcGGAACAACCGGCCCGCCTTCTTCTCCCCGTCCCTCAAGAGGAAGGTGCCCCGGAACCGGATCGCTGAGATGAAGAAGTCTCACTCGGCCAACGACAGTGAGGAGTTCTTCCGGGAGGACAACGGAGGGG CGGATCTGCACAATGCCACCAACCTGCGGTCTCGGTCCCTGTCTGGCACGGGGCGGTCCCTGGTTGGGTCCTGGCTGAAGCTGAACAGAGCGGATGGAAATTTCCTTCTCTATGCACACTTGACCTACGTCACTTTGCCGCTGCATCGGATTTTAACAG ACATCCTGGAGGTGCGGCAGAAGCCCATCCTGATGACCTAG